In Streptomyces pluripotens, the genomic window GACCCTACCGGCCAGGGTCTGTTCTTCCTGCTGATCGCGCTGAGCATCGGCTCCTACGCTTCGGTAGCCGCCCTCGGGGCCGCGGGCGCCGGCCTCGCGATGCGCGTCCGGGCAGTGCTCGCGCTCGGTGTCTCCACGGTGGTCAGCGGCATCGGCGTGCTGCTCGCGGGGCCGGTGTTCCACCTCGCGCACCACGATCTGTCGGGCGTTTGGGGATTGGCCTGGCTCTACTCGGCGGGGATCCTCTTCATCGGAATCGGCCTGCACACCTTCCTCAAGCGATGGACCACGTTGACCATGATGGTGCTGTTCGTGATGCTGAACTTCACCAGCTGCGGCGGTCTGTTCCGTCCCGAGCTGCAGAACGGATTCTTCGGCGCCCTGCACGCCTTCTGGAACGGCGCAGGCTTCATCGAGGGCGTCCGCAGCCTGCTGTACTTCGGCGACGACGGCCTCGCGCACAACGTGTGGACCCTCGCGGTCTGGCTGCTCGTGGGCCTCGCCGTGACCGTGACCGCGGCCCGGTACGAGCGGACCCGCCGGACCTGGCAGGCGGCCGCAGACCCTCGGTCCGAGCCGGGGAACCGGTCCCTGTCCGTCCCGGCGCGGGCCGGGCGGGACGCCGAACGGACGGCAGCGAGGCAGGCCGAGGAGGAGATCGAGGAGACGGTCGGCGTCTGAGCAACTCCCCGGGGCGGGAGCACACCCCCGGCAGCGGGCCGTTCCCCGTGGTCCGTCCTCCCGTCGCTGACCCGCCGCGGTGGCTCGCTTTTGGCGGCTGCCTCCTGAGCGAGACCAGCGAACACCAGGCGCCGGCCGCCGTGCGGGCCCTCAGCGAGGCGGGCCTGACGAGCCGTCTGACGGTGTCGGAGGACGCGCACGCGCATGGTGATCGGCGTGCGCATCTGAGGGCATGGGAGGCGAGGCCCGGTCAAGGGCGTCACGGCGGGCCTGCGCCCGGCGACCGTCGTGATCGCGACTCCGCCGCCCGCGGCCCGGCCGGCTAGGGAAGTTCCTGCGCCCGGGCGATGAGGAGGGCCACGTCGTCGTGGTTGTCGGGATGGTGCAACGTCCGCAGGAGCAGGTCGCAGGTCTCCTCCAGTGGGCGTTCGGGGTCGTTCAGCAGGGACAGCAGGAATTCCAGCCGTTGGTCCAGCGAGTGGTGGCGGGTCTCCACTAGGCCGTCGGTGTAGAAGACCAACTCGTCACCGGGATCGAAGTCGAAGGTGACGGTGGAGAAGCCCACCCCGCCCACGCCCAGGGGCACGCCGGTGGGCAGGTCGAGCAGTTCTGGCGGTGCGCCGGGCCGGACCCGGGCCGGGGGCAGATGGCCGGCATTGGCGATCCGGCACTGGCGCAGATGCGGATCGTGGACGGCATAGACGCATGTCGCGATGGAGTGGTCCAAGGCCGAGGTCGTCTTGTCCAGGTGCTCCAGCAATCGGGCCGGGTCGAGGTCGAGGGCGGCCAGCGTGGTGGTCGCCGTGCGCAGTTGGCCCATGGTGGCAGCGGCGCTGACGCCGCTGCCCATGACGTCTCCCACCACGAGCGCGGTCTTGTCGCCCTCCAACGGGATCACGTCGAACCAGTCGCCGCCAACCTCGCTGGTCGCGCCCGCAGGCTGGTAGCGGGAGGCCACTTCCAGGCCCGTCGTGACCGGCGGCCGGCTGGGAAGCAGGCTGCGTTGGAGGGTGAGCGCGGTGTCGCGGGCGCTCTGGTACCAACGCGCGTTGTCGATCTGCACGGCCGCCCGGGCGGCCAGTTCCCGTGCGAGCAGGACATCGTCCTCACCGAAGGGTGCCGGATTCCGGGTGCGCTTGAGGTCGAGCGCACCCAGCACCTCGCCACGTGCGATGAGCGGCACCGCGAGGTACGAGTGCAGGCCCGCCCGGCCCAGCAGGACGGCTGCCTCGGGGGAGCGGGCGATGCGCGGCACGTCCTCGTCCCCGACGCGCGGCACCAGTACTGCCTCACCCGCGCGCACGCATTCGGTGACCAGACGGTCGGGCGCGTACCGGGCGATCTGGCCGGGAGGATCGGCGGCCCGCACCGCGTCCGCGGCCTCCACACCCTTCTCCGGGCGCACCGCGAGGGCCCGGAGCACCGCGGGTTCCGACGGACCCAGTGTGCTGTGCCGGCCCCCCACCACCGCGTCCAGCAGATCCACAGCCGCCACGTCCGCCAGCTCCGGTACGGCGACCTCGGCCAGTTCGCAGGCGATCTGCTCCAACTCCAGCGTGCTGCCGATCCGGGCCGAGGCGTCGGCGATGACCGCCAAGCGGCGCCGGGCGGTTTCCGCCTCCACGGAGGCCCGGTGCTGTTCGGTGATGTCGATCACCGAGGCTGCCACGCCGAGCACATGGCCCATGGTGTCATCCAGCCGGTACAGGGACAGCGACCAGGTATGGTCTTCGTCCGGATCGGCGGGGGTACGGCCGACCAGTGTGGTGTCGATGACGGGCACGCCGGTGTCCAGCACGCGCCGGGCGGCGTCCTGCAGGGCGCCGGGGTCCAGCAGGGGCAGCACCTCGCGCAGCGTGCGTCCCTTGTGCTGGTCGGCCGGCACCCCGTTGATCTTCTCCAGCGCCGGGTTGACGGAGACGAAACGTAGCTGTGCATCGAGGACGGCGAGTCCGGCCGGTGACTGCTTCACCATCCGCTCGGACAGCGCCACGTCTTGCTCCAGCCGCCGCACGGTCGTCTGGTCGGCGGCGAGACCCAACGCGTACACGTTGCCGCGGTCGTCCAAAAGCCGCATGTTGCGGAACTCCACCAGGCGGGTGCTGCCGTCCTTGTGGCGGACCGGGAAGCCACCGGCCCAGCTCTGCCCGGTGCGCATCACATCGGCGAAGAGCTTGCCGACGACCTTGATGTGCCGCTCGTGCACCATCAGGCGGGCGGCGTACTGCCCGAGCGCCTCCTGGGCGGTGTATCCGAACAGTTCCTCCGCCTGGGGACTCCACAGCACGATCCGGCCGTCGGTGTCGAGCACCACGGACGCCACGGCCAGTACGTCGAGCAGCCCGCCCGGGCGCAGCGGCCCCCGTGCGGGCTCGTCACCCGCGGCCACCGGAGCCTTGGCTGCACTCATGCCATGCACCGCCTTCGCGCGTTCGCACGGCACGTCGTCCCCCGTGCCGACTCCCCTTGTTCTAAAGCGCTCACACCCGACTCTCCGACGCCTTCGCCGCTTGCCTCAACCCTCTCTCGACCCGGTGACGGACGTCCGCCGAAGTCGCCACGCCGGCGGCGCGCGCGGTGCGGGCTGACTACGGAGAAGACCGTACCCGGCGGTCCCGCGAGCCGTGGGAGTTCGGACCCATGTTGCTGCATTGGTGTGTACATGACCATTGCGCCACGCCAGACTGTCCGCCGACCGAGTGCCCCCACCTCCTGTCCGAGGAGTCGACCATGTCCACGTCCGTCCGGCAACGTTGTCACGCGGTACTCGCTGGACTCGTCACCCTGGCTACCGCCGCCGTCGTGTCCCTCGCCTTACCCCCATCCGCCGCCGCGGCTGCCACCTGGACCGAGACCGGCTCGGACAGGGCCGATCCGCTGACCGAGAGCCAGGGGCTGACCTCGGTGGAGGTCCCGCCGAACAGCCCCAACCGGTACACCGGTATCGGAACCATTCCCATCGGCGTCTCCGTGCGCGGCTGGAACCACGTCGGCGATCCCGACGCCTCGTACGAGGGCTACTACATCGAGCCCTACCAGCGCGATTCCGGCAACTCGAAGATGTTCCGCGTGCGGGCACCCGGCGGCGGCTGGTCCGAGTACGTCCACACGCTCGGTCCCGGTGAGGCCCTGAACAACTCCTGGGTCGCGATCTCTCCCGACGGCCAGTGGATGCTGTCGGGTGAATGGGGCACGATGTCCCGTCTGCTGGTCTTCCCGACTCCCGGAGCCAACTCCCGCACGTCCCCCTCGGTGAACCTCCCGCAGGTTTCGACGGTCGAGCTGGACCACGCCGTCCGGGACGTTCAGGGCTGCGACTTCTCCGGACCCACGACCCTGCTGTGCTCCTCCGATGATCCGGACGGCACCCTCTTCGGCATGACCAAGCCCCTGTTGGAGATCGACCTCTCGGCCGCCCCGAACGGCTCCGCGGACGTCTCGGGCCACGTCACGGCCCTGCGGCAGTTGCCGCTGCGCAGCTTCTGCTCGGGCTCGTTCGAGGTGGAGGGCATCGACTACGACCGGCGGACGGGCATCCTCCGTGTGATCGTGGTGTCGCCCGGCTTCTGCGTGCTGACGGACAGCAAGACGTACACGTTCTCACGCGGCTGAGGTGTGCCCGGCGGCCCGGGGTGCTTTGCTGAGGGGGCAGTGGTGCGGCGGGCCACCCCGTTCCACCGCGGCGCGGCCACGAAAGGAGCGGTCAATGGGACGCACGGCACGGTCGCATCCGGAAACCGTCACGGTGGAGATCAGCGGCTCCAAGGAGGACGCCCGCGTCGTCTTCGACGTGCTGAGGTCCTGTTTCGCGTCCGACCGGGGCGCGGACGAGGAGCCCCAGCAACTCCATGAGACCCGCCCGATGGTGTGGCTCGGCACGTACGACGTTGCGGACGCCCGGGAGGTGGGCCGCATGCCGGTCCGTCTCGGTGCGGCCGTCCAGGCGGACGTCCAGGGCGGTTACTGGGCCGTTGACCGGTTCCGCACTACTTTGGACTCGCTGTTCACCGTTCAGGAGACCTGCGCGGCCTCGGGTGATCAGGAGAGGGACCTGCACCTCCGCCTGGAAAGCCGCTGACGGCGGGGGCGGGGACGGCGCCCCGGCCTGCTCGTCGCCGGCAGGGGCGTACTGCGCCAGGCTGTGACCGAAGGACCAGTCGGCGGAACCGTTCTCGGTGACGGTCACGAACACGTTCTGCGGCTCTGTGCCGGTCCGCTCGTGCACCAGCTCGGCGAGTCGACGGTACATCGCGCGCTTGCGGTCCGCGGTGCGCCCGGCGCGCATGGTGATCGCGGCGAAGATCACCGAGTCGTCCTGGTGCACTCCGGGGTAGCCGTCGTGGCGCAGCGTGCTCGCGATGCCGTCGTGGCCGGTCAGTACCTGGAAGCAGTCGTCGGGTGGAATGCCGAGCGTCTCCGTGAGGGGTCCTGGACGGCTCGACCGAGGGCGTCGAGCCGGGTGGGATCGGTACCGAGCACGTCTATGCGGACGAAGGGCAGGGGAGGTGTCCTTTCCGGGCGGCTGCTGAGTGACAGTCGTGTCCATACTAGTAGGTACAAAGTGGCTGGAGTCACCTCTCCTGGTTATGCAACTTATTGCATAAAGCGCGGGCCTTCCTCTACAACAGAAGGCGACGACACCGCGCACGGAGGGCCCGATGAGCCGTTACCCCCATCTGATGACCCCGCTCGACCTGGGTTTCACCACCCTGCCCAATCGCGTGCTCATGGGTTCCATGCACGTTGGTCTCGAGGAGGCCGAGCGCGGCTTCGAGCGGATGGCGGCGTTCTACGCGGACCGCGCGCGCGGGGGAGTGGGCCTCATCGTCACCGGCGGTATCGCGCCCAACGAGGAGGGGCGGCCCTACGAGGGGGGCGCCAAGCTCACCACCGAGGCGGAGGCCGAGCAGCACCGCACCATCACGGAGGCGGTGCACCGCGAGGGCGGCCGGATCGCGATGCAGATCCTGCACTTCGGGCGGTACGCCTACCACCAGGACCTCGTCGCGCCGAGCCCGATGCAGGCGCCCATCAGCCCCTTCGTTCCGCGCGAGCTGACCGACGCTGACATCGAGCGGACCATCGACGACTACGCGCGCGCCGCTCGCCTCGCCCGGCAGGCCGGCTACGACGGCGTGGAGATCATGGGCTCCGAGGGCTACCTCATCAACGAGTTCATCGCCGCTGGAACCAACCGGCGCGAAGACCGCTGGGGCGGCTCGTACGAGAACCGGATGCGCCTCCCCGTGGAGATCGTCAAGCGCGTCCGAGAGGCCGTCGGCGAGGACTTCATCGTCATCTACCGCCTGTCCATGCTGGACCTGGTTCCGGGCGGCTCCTCCCTCGCGGAGGTCATCACCCTCGCCAAGGCCGTCGAGGCCGCCGGGGCGACCCTGATCAACACCGGCATCGGCTGGCACGAGGCCCGCATCCCCACCATCGTCACCTCCGTTCCGCGCGGCGCCTACACCTGGGTCACTAGGAAGCTCATGGGTGAGGTGTCCGTACCGCTCGTGACCACCAACCGCATCAACACGCCTGAACTGGCGGAGCAGTTGCTCGCCGAGGGCTACGCGGACATGGTTTCCATGGCTCGCCCGATGCTCGCCGACCCCGACTTCGTGGCCAAGGCCGCCGCGGGGACGCCGGAGGCCATCAACACCTGCATCGGCTGCAACCAGGCCTGCCTCGACCACACCTTCAGCGGGCAGATCACCTCCTGCCTGGTCAATCCACGCGCTTGCCACGAGACTGAACTGGTCCTCTCGCCGACCCGCCGGCGCCTGCGCGTCGCCGTCGTCGGCGCCGGCCCGGCTGGTCTCGCCTGCGCCGTCTCGGCGGCCGAACGCGGTCATTCGGTCACCCTGTTCGATGCAGCGAGTGAGATTGGCGGTCAGCTCAACGTAGCCCGCAAGGTGCCTGGAAAACAGGAGTTCGACGAGACCCTGCGCTACTTCCGCCACCAGTTGGACGCGCACGGCGTCGACGTACGCCTGGACACCTGGGTCACCGCGGAGACGGTCGCCGACTACGACGAGGTCGTCGTCGCCACCGGTGTCACCCCGCGCGTTCCGGACATCCCCGGCGTCGACCACCCTCGCGTCCTCGGCTATCTCGACGTGCTCCGCGACGGTGCCGCGGTCGGCGACCGCGTCGCCATCCTCGGCGCCGGCGGCATCGGCTTCGATGTTGCCGAGTACCTCACCGACGGCGGCGACAAGGCCAGCGAGGACCCACGGACGTACTTCCGGCACTGGGGCGTTGACATGGACTACCGGGAGCCGGGCGGCCTCGCCGCACCGCAGCGGCCGGCGCCGCCGCGCACCGTCCACCTCCTCCAGCGCAAGACCACCAAGGTAGGCGCCGGGCTCGGCAAGACGACCGGCTGGATCCACCGCGCCGAACTGAAACACCGGGGGGTCACCATGACCCCCGGGGCCCGCTACGACCGCATCGACGACGCCGGACTGCACGTCACCGTCGACGGTGAGAGCACGGTCCTCGAGGTCGACACCGTGGTGTTGTGCACCGGGCAGGAGCCGCGCCGTGGCCTGTACGAGGAGCTGGTCGCCGCCGGACGCCGTGCGCACCTGATCGGCGGTGCCGACGTTGCGGCCGAGCTGGACGCCAAGCGGGCCATCAAGCAGGGCACGGAACTCGCGGCGACGCTGTAGGGTCCGCGCCGTACATCCCTAGGATGAGCTCATGTCACTCCCGCACGCGATCCTCACCGCCCTGCTGGAAAGGCCGTCGTCGGGACTGGAGCTGACCCGCCGGTTCGACAAGTCGATCGGCTACTTCTGGTCCGCGACGCATCAGCAGATCTATCGCGAGTTGGGAAGGCTGGAGGCTCAAGGGCTCATCCGCGCGTTGCCGGCCGAACAGCCGGCCCGTGGGCAGAAGAAGAGTTACGAGGTTCTGCCCGCGGGCCGCGCCGAACTGGCTCGCTGGACCGCCGCTGCGCAGGACCCCAAGCCCCAGCGGGACGTCCTGCTGCTAAGGCTGCGTGCAGCGGCCGTGGTGGGCACGGCGGGCCTGGAGGACGATCTGCGCCGTCATCTGGAACTGCACCGGCGTCAGCTGGCCGAGTACCGGGAGATCGAGAAGCGCGACTTCCCGCCGGACCGGAACGCCCCGGAGGACCGGCTGCGCCACCTCGTCCTGCGGGCCGGTATCGATCTGGAGACCTTCTGGGCCGGGTGGCTCACCCACGCGCTGGCGGAGTTCGCCGAGTTGTCCGACGCGCGTGAGCGCTGACGACAGCCGGCCCGCCCGAGGACACGGTCCCTCAGAGGCGGTACGGCTTCGAGCGCTTGCGCAGGTACCAGCCCGTGGCGATGACACCCGTGCCCACCAGTGCCGCGCCGATGCCCAGCGTCAGGGGACCGTAGTCGCGCGCGGCGCCGCCCAGCCCACCCATCACGCCTCGGGAGGGGGCCGGCGACGACGTTGCCGAGATCGTCGGGGACGTGGGCGCGGAGACGATCACCGACTGGGTTCCGGCCGTGCTGCCGCTGGAGCACACGACGACCACGGTGTAGGTCCCCGGGCTCACCTTCGACCAGGCCGCGGACTGACTGATGGTGGTGCCGGACAGGGCCACCTGCCGACCCTCGGCGAAGTTCGCCTGGCGGCTGGTGAGCAGGGCCGCGTTGCCCCAGCTGCCGTTGATCTGGGTGCACGCGCTGGTGACCACCGAGACGGTGGACCCGGTGGTGCTGACGGAGATCCCCGAGACCGCGGCGGACGGCTCGGCGAGCGCAGCCGGGAGCGCGGCGGCGGCCGCCAGCGTCAGGCCGGAACGGAGGAGGAGTCGCGAGGTGTGCATGGGCTGGCCTCCGGCGGCACGGTCGGCGGTACGTCCCATGCGCCGCCAAGGATCGGGGAACGTCCGTGCTGCCTCAGCTGCAGCCAACTCGGCTACCGGCACGCCCGCACACGGGAGGCGCCCGGCCGGGTGATGAATTCCTCCGCCCGGTACAGCGTGACTCGCCGACGCACTACGCCGGGCGGTTGCCCGTCGTCACCGTCCGCGCTGTCCGGTATCCGCCCATGGGCCCTGGGGTGTCCCCGGCCCGCATGGTGAAGGCATACAGGGTGAAGGCATACATGGTGGACGGTCTGAGCCTGGTGACGTCCACCATGCGCTGCCCACCCGAGCGGACGGGGGGCGCGTTGCACGGCTGTGCCTTCCCAGGGAACAGCCACCTCACAGCAATGGTCCGTACCCGTCCTCGGCCGCTATGGCCCGCCCGGTGTCGCTGACTCGGAGGGCCGTGTGCCGAAGCCCCAGGACCTTACGTATGCTGAACGTCCCTACGGTGGAACTGCTCTATAAGGCAAGGCAGTTCACGCCTGCGGCGCGGAACGCTGTCGTCGCCGATCCCGCGCCGGTGCGGGTGGCTGGGCTGCCCGGGCAGACATCGACTCGGACAGCCCAGCCCCTGTCCTGCTCCGCCGCCCCCGGACTCGTGCCCCGTTCCCTCACGGGGTGTCACAAGCGTGCTCCATCCGGCCGCTTCGCGGTGGCCTCGGTGGCCGATCGGCGCAACCGGCATCACAGTGGGCTGGACGTTCCCGCGTTCCCGAGGAGAGGGTCCCTCATCGTGCGTGTGCGTGTCCCGTCGCTGACGCTGGCCGTGGCCGGCGCCGCCCTGCTCGCTCCGGCGCCGCTGCTCGCCCCGGCGGCTGCTGTCCCGCCCCGGGAGGGGCCCGTGGCCCGCGGCGAGGGCGCGGTCGCCGCTGACGACCTGCTGGCCGGACTGGGAGAGTGCACCCAGGTGTCCCAGGGCCGGTACCGCACCGATGCCGATCGCCCCGCGACCGTGCCCGTCTGCGGCACCGAGGACGTCGTGTACTGGAAGGCTGATCTGGACATCGACTGCGACGGACGGCCCACCGTTCGCTGCAACCGTCGCACCGACCCGCTGTTCACCGCCGCCACGGCCTTCCAGCAGTCCGACGGCCGTCAGCTGAACGCCGAGGCCCTGCCCTACATCGTCATTCCGGCCCCGAGCCGCATCTGGGACCACCGTGCAGCCGGTGTGCGGGGCGGCTCAGTCGCCGCGGTCGTCTACCGGGGCCGACTGCAGTATGCCGTGGTCGGCGACACCGGACCGCGCGACGTCATCGGTGAGGCCTCCTACGCCACGGCGCGGGGTCTCGGCATCCGGGCCGACCCCCGCGACGGCGGGGCGGCCTCCGATGTCACCTACATCGTGTTCAAGAACTCCCATGTCAGCCCCATCGAGGACCACGCGGCAGCGGTGGCGACGGGGCAGCGGCTGGCCAGACTGTTCCTGGCGAACAGTGACCAGCCATCCGGTACTCCTACGTCCGGCAGGCGGGGCCGTCACACCTTGCGATAGGCGTACGCTTCCGCCGCCGCAGCCGCCACGGCGTCCAGGTCGGCACCCGTGGACGCCGTGACGACCGCGGCCACAGCTCCCTCGACGAACGGGGCGTCCACCAAGCGAGTGCCGTCCGGAAGCTCGTCGCCCTCGGCGAGCAGCGCCTTGACGGTGAGGACGGCACTGCCCAGGTCGGTGAGCACCGCCACGCCGGCACCCCGGTCGACGGTGGCCGCCGCGGCGGAGATCAGCTCGGCGCTGGTGCCGAACCCGCCGCCTTCCGTGCCACCAGCCGGAGCCAGGGGCACCACCGTGGCTCCGCCCGCCAAGGCCCGTGCCAGCTCGGCGACCGATGTGGCGACTTCCGCACTGTGCGACACCAGTACGATTCCGACCAGCTTGTCGGCGTTCACCCGTCAGCCCTCCGCCGCCGCAGCGGCTTCTTCGAGGCAGGCGACGAGCAGTGCCGACGAGGCTGCCCCCGGGTCCTGGTGGCCGATGCTGCGCTCGCCGAGATAGCTCGCCCGGCCCTTGCGGGCTTGCAGCGGAATGGTGGCCACTGCCCCCTCCTCGGCGGCGGCTCGCGCGGCGGCGAAGCCGTCGCCGAGGGTGTCCACGGCCGGCACCAGGGCGTCCACCATGGTCTTGTCGCCGGGCGCTGCCCCGCCGAGGGCCATCACCGCGTCCACACCCGCGCGCAGCGCCTCGGCCAACTCTGCCTCGCTGACCTTGGCTGCAGTACCGAGGGCCTTGCCCGTCCGGCGCAGCAAGGTGCCGTACAGCGGTCCCGACGCGCCGCCGACCGTCGAGATCAGCTGCCGCCCGGACAAGACCAGGACGGCGCCCGGCGTGTCCGGAGCCTCCTTTTCCAGTGCAGCCTTCACGGCTCGGAACCCGCGCTGCAGGTTGATGCCGTGGTCGGCGTCCCCGATGGCCGAGTCGAGGGCGGTGAGGCGTTCCGCCTCGCGTTCCACGGATGCGGCGGTCGCCGTCATCCAGCGGTGGAAGAAGTCGGCGTCGAGCACTGGACCTCCTTGCATGGCAGGGTTTCGACCGGTGCGGTGCAGATGGCGCTGTGCGGTTGGCGACCGGCGCGGTGAAGACACCGGGCGCCTCGTCCGCCGTGTCACATCCCCCAGCGCAGTGCGGGGGTCTTCACCGGCGCGTCCCACAGCCGCAGCAGTTCCTCGTCGGCCTGGCACAGTGTCACCGAGGCGCCGGCCATGTCGAGGGAGGTGACGTAGTTGCCGACGAGGGTGCGGGCGACGGCCACGCCGCGTTCGCGCAGTGCCCGTTGCACCTCGGCGTTGAAGCCGTACAGCTCCAGCAGTGGGGTGGCGCCCATGCCGTTGACCAGTGCGAGGACGGGGTTGCGCGGGGGCATGTCCTCCACGATCGCGTTCACCGCGAAGTCGGCGATCTCGCCGGAGGTCATCATGGGCCGCCGCTCCCGGCCCGGTTCGCCGTGGATGCCGATGCCCAACTCCAGTTCACCGTCCGGCAGCTCGAAGGTGGGGCTGCCCTTCGCGGGTGTCGTACACGCGCTGAGGGCCACACCGAAGCTGCGGGAGTTCTCGTTGACCTGCCGGCCGATGGACTCCACCCGCTCCAGTGGCTGGCCCTCGGCCGCGGCGGCGCCTGCGATCTTCTCCACGAACAGCGTCGCGCCGGTGCCGCGTCGCCCAGCTGTGTAGAGGCTGTCGGTGACCGCCACGTCATCGTTGACGAGCACCTTGGCGACCTGGACTCCCTCGTCCTCGGCCAACTCGGCCGCCATGTCGAAGTTCAACACGTCACCGGTGTAGTTCTTGACGATGAAGAGCACACCGGCCCCGCTGTCCACGGCGGCCGCGGCGCGCGCCATCTGGTCCGGTACCGGCGAGGTGAAGACCTCCCCGGGGCAGGCCGCGGACAGCATGCCCGGGCCGACGAACCCCCCGTGCAGCGGTTCGTGGCCCGACCCGCCGCCCGACACGAGCGCGACCTGTCCGGCCACCGGCGCGTCCCGGCGGACGATCACCCGGTTCTCCACGTCCACGGTCAGATCGGGGTGCGCGGCCGCCAGCCCGCGCAGCCCGTCCGCCACGACGGTCTCCGGCACGTTGATCAGCATCCTCATCGGTATCTCCTAGTGAGCCTTGCGGGTGTTGCCGCGTGGTCCGGCGTCGGGCCGATTTCACCGATAGAGCTAATGGCAGTATCGGCCTTGCTTCAGGTGAGGTCACGTGCAGGCGCTCACCGTCACCGTGCGCGATGCCAGGATCACCTTGGGGCGCGGACGTCCAGGACGGACGCAAGGCCGCCGGGGACCGGCCGGCCGGCCGGCCCTCTTCCCGGCCTCCCGTCTGCTGCGCTGGGTGGGAGGGCAACCGTCACGGACCGGGGGCGCCCGGCCGCGACGCGGCAGGCGCTACCCTCCGGTCATGCGGATCTCCGTCTCCTCCGACATGGACGAACCCCTGGCCCGTTTCCTCGTGGCGGAGCTACGGCACCGTGGTCACGCGGTGCACACGCACGGTGCGCTACGGCCCGGGGCCGACACGGGATGGGCGGCCTGCTCGGTCGCGGCGGCCCGGGACGTCGCCGAGGGCGCTGCGCAGCAGGCTGTGGTGTGCTGCTGGACCGGCACGGGAGCGTCCATCGCGGCCAACAAGGTGCCGGGGGTACGTGCGGCTCTGTGCACGGACGCCGTCACGGCGGACGGCGCCCGTCGCTGGAACGACGCGAACGTTCTGGCACTGAGCCTGCGCCTGACCTCCGAACCGGTGCTGAAGGAGATCCTCGACGCCTGGTTCGGCGCCGCACCGAGCCAGGACCCGGAGGACGTGCAGAACGTATCCGGGGTCGACCGCCTGGATGGGGCCCGCAAGGATACCTAGGGTCGTACGGGCGTACGGGGCGGCCTTGGCGTCCAGGCTCGTGTTCGAGGGCGGGGTGCGGTGGATCAGTGAGCGCCGAGCCCGCCACCGCCGAACGAGCCGCTGGACCCCTTGCTCCAGCGCGGGCGATCCTTGGACTCACTCGGCCTCGTGTCCATGTTGGTCAGCTCGTACGGGGTGAGCGGTCGACCGCCCTCGGGCGTCTTTGGAACCTCCGCGGACTCCCTGTTCTCCCGGACTTCGTACACCGCTCCCTCCGGCGGCAGATGGGGCTGCTCTTCGGGGCGTGGTCGTGGTGACTCGCGGTACTTGACCCGGGAGGTCAGCCAGTAGCCGCCGCCCAGCAGCACCAGAAGGCCCAGGGCCACGAGGAACAAGCCGAGGCTCATCAGGCCACTCGCAGCGGCCAGCTGCATCGATGCGATATCCATATGAAAGGAATACCCACCCAGAATGGGGTGAATCGGACTCGCTCCGTGAGTGGGTGCTGTGGGTCGGCATGGTGTCGCCCCGGGGCTCTTCCTGCGGGTCGGGCTGCGTTCACCCCCCGAACCCGCCCCCTCGGGCCCCGGGGGAGTGTCCTGCCGCCGTCCGGAACCCGTGGTTCTGGCGGGCGCGCTCGAAGTGACCTCGGGGCGGCCATTCCCAATTTCTGAAACACGTTCTACGGTGTGCGCGGTCAGGACCGTCCTTGGGAGCCTGGAGGCGCCGTGCATCTCGATCACACGCCCGAGCAGCAGCGACTGCGCGCCGAACTGCGCGCCTACTTCGCGCAGCTGGTCCCGGACAACGCCTACGCCCGGTACGCTGACTCGGTCGCGCGGAAGCGCTTCTACCGTGACACCATCCGCCAACTGGGCCAAGACGGCTGGCTCGGCGTCGGCTGGCCGCGGGAGTACGGCGGACGCGGCATGACGGCGATGGAGCAGTTCATCTTCTTCGACGAAGCGGCGCAAGCCGGCGTACCCCTGCCCCTCATGGCCCTGAACACGGTCGGT contains:
- a CDS encoding membrane protein translates to MRSPALRHVLTHLVTPLLMCLGMGLAYLGAFVTPEPNHLPVAVVGTAPQTKVFAQTVQDTAGDKLDIRTVATRADAVALLRSREVTGAYVPSAKAPELLVAGAASDMGATAVEKVFTPVAAQQGLPLKVIDVVAPVAEDPTGQGLFFLLIALSIGSYASVAALGAAGAGLAMRVRAVLALGVSTVVSGIGVLLAGPVFHLAHHDLSGVWGLAWLYSAGILFIGIGLHTFLKRWTTLTMMVLFVMLNFTSCGGLFRPELQNGFFGALHAFWNGAGFIEGVRSLLYFGDDGLAHNVWTLAVWLLVGLAVTVTAARYERTRRTWQAAADPRSEPGNRSLSVPARAGRDAERTAARQAEEEIEETVGV
- a CDS encoding SpoIIE family protein phosphatase, translated to MSAAKAPVAAGDEPARGPLRPGGLLDVLAVASVVLDTDGRIVLWSPQAEELFGYTAQEALGQYAARLMVHERHIKVVGKLFADVMRTGQSWAGGFPVRHKDGSTRLVEFRNMRLLDDRGNVYALGLAADQTTVRRLEQDVALSERMVKQSPAGLAVLDAQLRFVSVNPALEKINGVPADQHKGRTLREVLPLLDPGALQDAARRVLDTGVPVIDTTLVGRTPADPDEDHTWSLSLYRLDDTMGHVLGVAASVIDITEQHRASVEAETARRRLAVIADASARIGSTLELEQIACELAEVAVPELADVAAVDLLDAVVGGRHSTLGPSEPAVLRALAVRPEKGVEAADAVRAADPPGQIARYAPDRLVTECVRAGEAVLVPRVGDEDVPRIARSPEAAVLLGRAGLHSYLAVPLIARGEVLGALDLKRTRNPAPFGEDDVLLARELAARAAVQIDNARWYQSARDTALTLQRSLLPSRPPVTTGLEVASRYQPAGATSEVGGDWFDVIPLEGDKTALVVGDVMGSGVSAAATMGQLRTATTTLAALDLDPARLLEHLDKTTSALDHSIATCVYAVHDPHLRQCRIANAGHLPPARVRPGAPPELLDLPTGVPLGVGGVGFSTVTFDFDPGDELVFYTDGLVETRHHSLDQRLEFLLSLLNDPERPLEETCDLLLRTLHHPDNHDDVALLIARAQELP
- a CDS encoding NADPH-dependent 2,4-dienoyl-CoA reductase — protein: MSRYPHLMTPLDLGFTTLPNRVLMGSMHVGLEEAERGFERMAAFYADRARGGVGLIVTGGIAPNEEGRPYEGGAKLTTEAEAEQHRTITEAVHREGGRIAMQILHFGRYAYHQDLVAPSPMQAPISPFVPRELTDADIERTIDDYARAARLARQAGYDGVEIMGSEGYLINEFIAAGTNRREDRWGGSYENRMRLPVEIVKRVREAVGEDFIVIYRLSMLDLVPGGSSLAEVITLAKAVEAAGATLINTGIGWHEARIPTIVTSVPRGAYTWVTRKLMGEVSVPLVTTNRINTPELAEQLLAEGYADMVSMARPMLADPDFVAKAAAGTPEAINTCIGCNQACLDHTFSGQITSCLVNPRACHETELVLSPTRRRLRVAVVGAGPAGLACAVSAAERGHSVTLFDAASEIGGQLNVARKVPGKQEFDETLRYFRHQLDAHGVDVRLDTWVTAETVADYDEVVVATGVTPRVPDIPGVDHPRVLGYLDVLRDGAAVGDRVAILGAGGIGFDVAEYLTDGGDKASEDPRTYFRHWGVDMDYREPGGLAAPQRPAPPRTVHLLQRKTTKVGAGLGKTTGWIHRAELKHRGVTMTPGARYDRIDDAGLHVTVDGESTVLEVDTVVLCTGQEPRRGLYEELVAAGRRAHLIGGADVAAELDAKRAIKQGTELAATL
- a CDS encoding PadR family transcriptional regulator, encoding MSLPHAILTALLERPSSGLELTRRFDKSIGYFWSATHQQIYRELGRLEAQGLIRALPAEQPARGQKKSYEVLPAGRAELARWTAAAQDPKPQRDVLLLRLRAAAVVGTAGLEDDLRRHLELHRRQLAEYREIEKRDFPPDRNAPEDRLRHLVLRAGIDLETFWAGWLTHALAEFAELSDARER